A window of Ooceraea biroi isolate clonal line C1 chromosome 9, Obir_v5.4, whole genome shotgun sequence genomic DNA:
CAATCTGTGGACCACAGATTTTACATTATCTTAAATCATAAGAattcttgttttttaaatatgttatagTATAGTTTcttgagatatttattatattaaatctatttgtctgcttaaattttttttacttgAATCTACGGAAATCCTTTACTCAATCtacttgaaaattaaattacttaaataaaattgtacgtGCTTTCTGAGGAATGACGTTGACTGCAACTCGAATCGAGGAGAATAACGAGCTGGGCGCGACTAATTACCAGAAGAGGTTTCTCGAGAAAGGAAGGACCAGAAGGAGGAAGACAAAAGCTGCGGCTGCGGTGGACAGTAGCACAAAGTATCGAGTAACATTCGTCATGGTGAATGCGGAGACGTCGACCTCGGATGCATCCCGGTCCGGCTAGCTCGGTTGGTTGTACGTGCAGACGTACGTGTAGCTATATACACGCGTGTGTACGCGTCGGGTGCACACGCGAGCGTTTCCCGGCACGGCAGATGCGCGTCTACGGACAGATTTAACCCTCTTTGGTAAATAAAGGCAGCTTTTGTAAATTGGAGCAATGAATCGAGGGagggaaaaagcgaaaatGAAGACAATAACTTTATGGACGATATCGCTATAAGGCATGTTCCTCTCTTCTTATTCttactcttcttcttctttacgAGTACGGAAATACCAAACGGCGTGCCGAAAACTCGTGATCGTGTAGCGCAAAGGGCTGGCTGGATTTTAACGTGGTGCAAACCATACTTGCGAAAGGTCAGTGCACCGCAGTGTGCTGGTGTACGGAATTAACTTAACTACGGTACACCACTCATAATCACTGCTTGTTTCCAGATTCGCGATTTCTCGATGCATGCACAAGCTCTCTCGTATCGCTCGATGTGGAGAAATATCAAATGACTTTAATACTCGTCGATACAGTCCTGATGCGAATGTACCTTTGCGCGTGTATCTTTGAATCCGTACATTCCCATTGCATCAATAGATTCATAATTTGATGCCGGAGATCTCCTCGATTCATAGTCTCATAgaattttaatctaatttatttttagatcaAACAGAATtcgaatttgtaaatttttaaacaatttacacaCGATAAAAGGACTAAATGAATCATAGCGAGGTACATAGTTAAGTTATAGTAAATATGCGATGAATTCCTGCATTTATTCACAAATGCAATTGATTAAACGCGTCAATAAAGtagcaaaaaaagagaagtgTGTTTGTTGAAATCGGCGTCACCTCTCGTGGGAAGTGCCTTGATAACGATAAAAAGCATAGTATGACGCAGCATCAGCAAACGCCCACATACTATGGCAAGAGCACCCGAGAGGTATCGAAACTTTATTGAATCGTGTCCTTTACCCTCGAAGTGTCCCCTCCGCGATCTATTTTCCCGATAATTAAACTCTCGCGTTAATTAGCGATTGTAACGATGCGGATACTTCGGCCATTGCAGGTGCCAGATTTCAGATTTACTGGAATTACTTACTGATATATTCGCAAAGTTTAATTGAGGGCAAATTCGCGCGGCGTATTTACAACTGGATTATTATCACATTATTTTACACGTGACTCACTTGAGAAAATTTAAGTGGATCGAATTCTATTCGTATCGTTTCAAGGACTCTTGAAGAAACTGCGATACCACGACATTAATAGCGATCGCGAGACGATACATCGAAGACGCCGTAATCTGCTTATCTCGCGGCTAAATATTTGCGCTTCGCGATACGCGCTTTTCGCGCACTGCTGCGAACCGTAACTCGGCAAAACGGATTACACTCACTCCTTTTCATCGCGGTTACTCGTTTCGCGGATATGCTTCCGTGTTATCGTTTACGCGGAGATATCGCGAGCTAAACAAAGTATACGCGTGCAATGCAATGTATATTGCGTTGCACGCGAAGATATTTAAGTTACTGACAGTGCAGAAAAGAATGCAGTCTACACTGCGGAAATCAGAAAGCTCGAATGCATTTAAAATAAGTCCTAAATTTCTTGATAGAAAATTCTCAAAATCTCTCAAAAGAATTTTGAGCATATATTTCTCGAGTCATCGTCGTCTCATCACAAAATATCCCTTAAAAATAGTCTGTATCGACACGGTTCGTTTTATGTTCCAGAACATCCGTTCGCACTGAAACAGATCTATTGAGCAGTGTCAATAATTGTGACACAGAGTGTGTGTCAACGAATGTGACGGCTCTTAGCCTAGTTTCCACGAGCGGTGCGGACTCTCTCATGGAGTTGAATTGTGTGGGTCTTCGTGCAAACGTGGATTAAACCGCAACCATATAAGATTCAACAGCGGAACTATAATCGCATAACTGAGCGGTTTTCCTGAAGGAAATGGGATAGTTCCAGTTGCTTGCATTCACTTACTTTTCCGGAGGAAAGAGTTGGCAGTTTCAATCTTATTGTAACAAGAAAATTGATAGAGGAACATTCGTAGAGTCAATTatcatcgaaaaatgtttaaatatctttgtatatttctaaaaatcttcttaaacaaagaaaaacaCGTAACTACTTTGTTGCTCTGTCGACAATAAGGTTTGAAATGCACCCAAATATGATTACTGACGAAGATTAAATTGTGTACACTGCGTGTGCTCCGCGTGATCGGACGAAGCTTGCAGACGCACTCGCGAAGTGCAGATTACACGAGAGCAAATTCTCCTCACTGAAACGCTGAGCTTGCGGAGTACGTACGCGAATAAGCGGCCcgttgtaataaaataagtcGTTGTCAGCCACTCGCGGCTTAAAGCCGGATCAATGACGATATTATCTGAATAATTCCTATAAACGAGACCATGTCTGACGACAACTCGTCAAATTGAGTCGGTGAATGAAGTCCCAACGGACTGATCCCTATCACTCGCACGCGATATAAAAATCGGCCTCGAGCGAAATCACGTGTTTGCATGTTGATAAATTTAGCCTGATTATAATTTCGACttgattttgtaatttacaaaaactttagtattttctaattagtaatattatttattttagtgaATTTTTTAGTCTTAAtgtgatatattaataacattataaatgataatattaataattattgttagcTATCAATAGCGGCAcggttataataattataacaataacatttaattatgttattaatattaataatatgatttcCGTGAAAACACAGTCTCTTCACGAACTTTGTTTAGGCTTGGAATATTGACCTCGATAATGCGACGTCATTCGTACGGGTTTCGAGCCACATGGCTGGGAAATATGCATGGCGACCCGGTTTTGCTGGTCCTCGCGTGGTCAAGAAACGCGGTCAAGTATTATTGCGCGAGTAGAACTATTGTGCAAGAGAAGGGAAACACGATATCGTGTTGCTGCCAATTTTTGGTGGTGAACGAGGCAAAGACACCAGAGAATCCTCTTTCTACGCCAACTCTGTAATTCCCCGGTGATTTCCCACGACCCTCGTCGAACCGTGAGCACCATAAAGGCCGCACACTATCGATTTTGCATCGCGCGTCTTTTTCCGTCACGCCACGAGAGTCCATGAAGTTTCTTGGGCACGTGTACCAGATGGGGATGCATTAAAAATACCCTGATCAATCATAATGTTATCAATTTTCGTTTCGTATCTGATACATTAAAAGTAACATCTATTTTCAATTCCAGTTTACTAGTGGTTTTTTCAAGTTCTATCTATTTTTGttctaattatttctgttttgtaataattaatcattgctttaaataattttctatttattgtaaacTAACACTatcgtatatattttacagataatatttcaagattgataaatttaagaaTCATGAAGAATTAACGTGATGTGATCTTACGTCATTCAGAAGAATCCGAATGACCGTAGGCTCGAAGAGCACATCGTTTTGTAACGCCGCGAGGGAAAACTACGCAAACGAAGGACGTAGAATATCACGAGGCGCAGCATATCGCGCGTGATAGAATTGCGCGCGAGACTGCAACGGGCAATTACGTAACTTTGTCTCGTTGTCTTTGCAGAAATTTTACGAAGTGGAGTGGATATTCACGTTGGGTCGCCGCGACACGCGGTCGACCTCATTCAAGGTAACGGCCAACGGAGATCCGATGAGAACAGCAATAGTATTGTTAGTATTGTGCAACGCGTGCGAGCAATGCACATCGATTTTCTGATGGATATACATATCACCAGAATTATTTATGATCATTACATCATAATAGTGATGTAAACCGGAATACGATGAATCAGTAAAGTGATTAACATTTTCTCGGTAAAACGGAAGACACCGAAATTCACAAACTtggaaaaacaaaataatattttgttgtaaAAATACGATAAGAATTTAGGTGAAGATAACTAATTCGATTTGCCTATGGGTTCCAGATAAGATTTTGTTGGTAACCGTCAGCCAAGGGGATCCACACCGGAAGATGATCCAAGATTAGCCAAATAACCGTGATACGAAGAAGGGTCGTAGAGTACTGCCGGTTGCATTCTCCCTCGGGCTACATCGGGAATGGCAACAAAAGCAAGAGAGAATAAATGGCACTCAATTGGGCCACAAAGATGCTGAAAAATCTCTGCATCCAAGTAATAAAGTTACGGAATCAGaactatataattaaaacttagtTATCTTACAAAATTGTGTAAAATTCATTGTGTAAAAATTTAGACAAAAATGCAAGAATACCTGAaagcaataatatttaaattttcgaatattaaattttgagaatttCAAAGTTAAAAACCTGGagctaatttttataaaattgattacaaTTTTGCTATTTAATTTCGAAGCTTTACAgtattgaaatttgaaatctCTAAAGCTATATTGTagattataatattcaaaGTTTTAGACTTGTAAGGTTTTTCATCAAAACTAGGATTTCCAAGCTGCATGAATCTATCGATCTCACAGAGGAATTTCGCTTTAAAAGAGAGACGATTGGAAATtcttaaacaaaaaaaaactcgCGAGTAGGAACAACAAGAGAAAAAAGCGGAACGCTTCAACGTGTCAACGAGCTATCGATCGATACTGACACTCATGCATGATGTGCATACgcgtacacatatacacacgtatGGAAAtgtgcacacacacatgcagCCGCGATCTAACggttcattaataaattaacgcaGGAAAGGTCAGGCGGACGATCGCTGTTCGAGATTGCGCGATTGGTTCATCGAGCCAACAAATCGCTCTTCATATGTACAGGATGTTCCACAAGCGCGCCAATAACTTTGAATAACTTGAAAGAAACTCCGAAtgcaaaatatgaatttaagtTTGAAGATTAAGTATCTCGGCGATCAATTGTTAATTGTTTGATACAATGAacaaattgttatattacttaCTTCATGTCAAGACATACGTATTTGGTATTCTCGGGATACCCTGTATTGAGGGTATCTCGAGGGCATTAACGACATATTCATTTCGCTCGCAAATCGCTTCTAAATGACTGCTGATTTATATCACGCGACACTTGGCATTCTTTCGATTCTCTTAACTCGTTCCATCCTGAAACGCACCTTAGGGGTACTATAATTTCCCACGCTCGAGTTTCCCGTGatttttccgttttccgtTCGTGCACACGCAAAACGCTCGAAAAGCGCCTGCGAATTTTCAATCGCGATTAcgtaataatatgatatttgaGTCactaagaatattatattataaaatatacaatactaccaataatagtattaataatagcaCTATACCACAACATTTTATAGTATATCGTAGTATCGAAGAGAGTTATGATATTTCAGTATGATAACTTTGTCACAATATAATCACGTAATTCGTTCAATTTCTGATTTTCGCGCTTCATGATTCGTATTCTTATAAGCGGATGACACGTGTAAAGTGTGACACGGCGATGTTAAATGATGGAACGGGATGACAACGGGCACCGATATcgactattttattaaacgccCCCGGCTCCTTCATACAAGACGCTGTCGTGCTAAGCTTGACAGAGCCAAAGTTAATTTGACAACAATACCGAgttgcattttttttcatatcgGAGTTTAAAGGTTTCGGCGAAGATGGCAGAACGAGAGCATAAATCACCAATCCCTGTATTTGAGACTGACGCTCCCTGTTCGCTCAAATTAATCTCACCGTCGCGCTGAACCCTCTTAATTACCAACCTGCGGATGTACGAGGGATTAATTGCTACGCGCGATAACGGCAACGTTCAACAATCGGCGCCGCGTCCGCTGTCagcgttctctttctcttcagcgacaagagaacgagagggagaaagagagagaggcagccCCCGCTGAAGAGTCGTGCGTTCCACggaaaagcgagagagcgagagcgagcgagagagagagagagagagagagagaaagagaacagaaAGACGGAGAGAAATTACTCGGGGAGGCCACCCCCTGCATCGAGAGAAACGGACTGCCGGCACTCCGAGCCCCGTGCGCGACGACGGCCATGTGCCGCCCCCGGAAAACCGCCGCCCATCGAACGGAGAtgacggcggcagcggcgacggcgacgacggcggtaCCGCGATCTCGTCTCTCGATGCGTCGCGGGGCGCTCGTTatcggggggagggggggggggcaccGCGGAATTCCGTTATCACGGCCGCGCGGCGAGGAAAAGGCCGACTGACATGACAAGACAAGACGGAGAGACGGAGCTCCGATCTCGCTCTCTCCGTCACTCCCAATCGCTCCCGCTCCATTtagctctctctttttttcccatTCTcatacacatacgcacgcatacacacacacgtaacAGATCGCCACTCACCATTCTATCCGTCGTACTACTGTTCGCCGCGTGCTCGCGCATATCCCGGGCGGGGAAACCGTGCAGGCGGGCAGGAGCCGAGGAGAACGACGGGGTCCTCGTCAGGAGAGGACGAGGCAGCGATCAACGCAGGCGACGTCGCCCTGACGACGTCGCGGCGACCGatcacacgcacgcacgcacgacgcACGCACGTACCACGGGACGACTGTACGCGAATCGACTTCACCCGCGGGCACAGAAAATGGCGTTGCACCGTGGTACGCAACAGCAGCGGCGCATTCGCACGCTCGTACGGCTCGTTGTACGTTCACTCGcttactcgctcgctcgcgctcgctcgaaaGCTTCGTTCGCTCCCTCGTTACGCCGCTCCGCCGGGGCCGCGGCTCGACTTCGCCGAACGTCGCCGAACGTCGCCACGGTCGATCCGTCATGGCGGAGAGTTTgaatcgcgattaatcgattGTAGTGTAGGTCTTTCGTTATTTCCTTCGAAAGTAGAATGATTTCCTTGTGACGTAATAATCTGTACGAAGCATTCGCTTAAAACTGATTAATCCATCTTTAATTTGAAGATTCTGAAATATTTGGAAGGATTTGAGACAAACTTCCAGAAACACTGTGGGATGATAGCTCGCGTTATACTTCGCGCTGCTGCAACTTCACTGCATTTGGGCGTCATCTGTGAAAATATAACCAGAAACGCTTCGACATACGCTCTGAAAAGGAAGCGCCATCTATCTTTATTTCTACCGATTCAGAACTGAGAGAGGTTTTTATCCACGTACGGACGTATTTCTTCCGATTCCATTATCGATGATTGTCGGTGATGGTTACCGGTGACCTAACCTATGCTGCAATTGCGTGACATTGGATTTCACGCGTAGATTCTCGACTGCGATTGACATTGACATAAAATCACCCACGGTTGTTGCGAAAATACGTAAGCTTGCAATGGCTGAGGAGGCGGAACAGGTAAGTCCAGAATTCACATAGAAACCGTAACATTTGATTGCACATTTTAGCAAAGGAACTCTTATTCTAAAGTAAACGTTCATCGAACGTTACAGTTACCACCGATAGACGTGAAGGAGCCGCTGGACCTCATAAAACTGAGCTTGGAGGAGCGAATTTACGTGAAAATGAGGAACGATCGGGAACTACGAGGGAAATTATACGTAAGATATCATCACTCAATTGATCGCTTCGCTTCTTGAGCTCCCAATCGCATTTTATGGAGTAGTCAATATCCAACAAaagcatcgaaaaataatattaaatattacaatatttaatattaaaaataatattaatgttttcaaTTATTCAGGCTTATGATCAGCACTTGAATATGGTGCTGGGTGAAGTGGAAGAGATCGTGACTGTGGTGGAGACCGATGAGGAAACGTTCGAGGAGGTCTATCGCCAGAAGAAGAGAAACATTCCCATGCTGTTTGTACGCGGTGACGGTGTGATCCTGGTGTCTTCACCCACGTAAGATCTACGTTTGTGAGACCGTGAGACGAACCATTCGTGCAGTGTGTGTCCTGACATTACAAACACTTGATGACATAGTTAACATGGAATTTTGCATTGTTGGTGTTTGAAGGATTTACAGTACATTtgtgaaattaaatgaaaaagatcaagGGAAATTTAGCAGTTGATGACAGTCGAAGCTGTTTAaaacaataatgataaataatgaattgCACATGTTgtaagattatatatattcatatcgCAAGATAAATTCTGTAAGCGATGCAAATAGGTGATAATAAAAAGTGTATTCTTATAATACGGTGTAAAAACTAAGAGCAAGAGAATATGCTTCGTCGCGTGATGAAAATCTATTGTATGCTCAGAGAGCAGGCGTAATATTTGAGATTTCATTGCGATAACTTGGTGGAGGCACACAGCTTCAAGATACTGCTACCAATAACGTGAGGACGCGGTATGGATGTGACGTTCCGCTCAGACGATGGCCGCATGATTTGTGCCGTAAGATCGTCGATCCTCTGATTCTTTAGTCTCATTATGTTTTCCAGATGCAAAATCTTTTGTTGCAGCGTGGCGATTTCATCGTTCTTCTCTTGTAATTCTTGTTTCAAGCGAATAAAGACGTGCCGGGGAACGGTTTTGTTCTCCACCTCGTCAAGACTCAACATGGACTTCACTGTTTCTAAACCAAACCAttggatgagaaaattaataattaaataaaaaatatattatgatacTCTCTCTCGATAgtatcatattaattaattaattatcatatatctcgtatatgtttataatgattcgaatttataatgatttttataaatagaattattacatttataaatagaaattgtaaaagtataaattaaaaataagaattcaCGCGGAATCTGAGAAAAACTAATAAGTAATTTGATAGCTTACCACCTTTACCACCTTCATGACTGGAGTACAAGGAATCCCGGTCGGCAATAGAATCCTTCATGATTTTTGCCCGCAGATCAGCAAGGACTTTCTCGATAACACCTGGCTGGGAATTCGCCAGCTGATTGATCACCTCCTTTCCCAGTTTCATGTCGATCTTCGACAGCACTTTGCGATTTAACGTGCACCAATTGTCAACTTTCTTTGTAATGCTATTGCCGGCGACATAATTGTGCACGTCCACGTGCTTGGGATAATAACGTTTCAGCAGCTCCGCCATCAacactaaaatttaaatttaatcgtcAAGTTTAGTTAAATTTTCCGCGGATCAAGCCTTTCAACATGTTTCAAAAAGATTAATTGGTTTTCTAGGATTAAACCCAAACGTTCAATAAGCATTTCTACAGAAAGAGGACTGTAATGTTCTTTTTTCGTTACCGCCATCAGAAAAATCTCTGGCTATGTTTCTTTTCGGCCTGGAAAGCTTGATTTGATCGATCCATTCGTAGATCTCGCCGAGATGATCGCCAGTTTCCGAATTTGCGTTCATGTCCACCGTGATGCCTTTGGCGGGCCGCGCGTCGACGAGAATGTGAGTATCATGAAAGAAAAacacgcgagagaaaaagaaacttctgttacttataaattaaaaatttgtaaacgCGGTTGACATAGTTTTCGTGTGACATGCCGAGCGACTTCGCTTGATTTCGCTTGGACCTAGCTTCACGTTAGAGCagtaaaacatttttgcacGTGATGAGAAAAAGAGCAAACTTCGCGAATCGAGCGTAAAGAGGAGAAAAGGAAATCACGGTTcatggaatattaaataaaaatgtttaaatttagAGATATAAAATCTTCATTCATGAAAGCTTCAAAGAGGTCAAGCTAAAACATGCGGTGTTGCATCAATTTAAGTAACTATTCTCATtgaatctatttttttttaagatagaacaatttattattctactACTTGCTCTATTACTTCAAATTTAAGcgcatatattgggttggccaaaaagtaattgcgtttttttccaatagatggacatacatgtcttgaaatgtaactaacttcattctaaaccgcaaattcattatgtaggttaacaactcacagttcaagcttgttttacaaaaagaaagtacacgatttcgttaacaattgtttgtttgccgtcgatttcaaaatggaaaatcgaaaagaacattttcgtcatattttgttttattacttccgaaaagggaaaaaagctgtgcaagctcataaaaagttatgtgatgtatatggcgaagatgctttaaaactgcggcagtgtcaaaattggtttactaaatttcgatctggagattttaatgtgaaagatgcaccacgctcaggaaggccaatcgaaattgatgatgacaaaataaaggcactgatcgattccaatcggcgtttaacgacacgagagattgctgagaatcttaacatatcgaaatcgagtgttgaaaaccatttaaaacgacttggatacattagtaagctcgatatttgggtaccacatgagctcaaagaaattcatctcactaagcgtattgacatctgcgattctcttttgaaacgtgaggaaaatgatccatttttaaaacgtatgataacaggcgacgaaaaatggatcgtctacaacaacgtcaaacaaaaaagatcgtggagcaagcgtgatgaacctgctcaaagcacttcaaaagcagatattcaccaaagaaagattatgctgtcagtttggtgggactttaaaggtattgtgtattttgagctgcttacAAGGagtcaaaccattaattcagacgtatactgtcgtcaactggataaattaaatgatgtcatcaaacagaaacgtccagaattggtgaatcacaaaggtgttgtgtttcaccatgataacgctagaccacgtacaagtttggtcactcgtcaaaaattgttgcagcttggatgggatgtgttaccacatccaccatattcgccagacctggcaccatcagattaccatttgtttcgttctttgcaaaacgccttgaatggtaaaacctttactgctgatgaggatatcaaatcgttcttggaattgttttttgctgaaaaagataagaacttttttgagcgcggaatcatgaagttgcctgaaaaatggcaaa
This region includes:
- the LOC105276098 gene encoding U6 snRNA-associated Sm-like protein LSm3 — its product is MAEEAEQLPPIDVKEPLDLIKLSLEERIYVKMRNDRELRGKLYAYDQHLNMVLGEVEEIVTVVETDEETFEEVYRQKKRNIPMLFVRGDGVILVSSPT
- the LOC105276097 gene encoding sperm flagellar protein 1; translation: MNANSETGDHLGEIYEWIDQIKLSRPKRNIARDFSDGVLMAELLKRYYPKHVDVHNYVAGNSITKKVDNWCTLNRKVLSKIDMKLGKEVINQLANSQPGVIEKVLADLRAKIMKDSIADRDSLYSSHEGGKGETVKSMLSLDEVENKTVPRHVFIRLKQELQEKNDEIATLQQKILHLENIMRLKNQRIDDLTAQIMRPSSERNVTSIPRPHVIGSSILKLCASTKLSQ